A portion of the Edaphobacter lichenicola genome contains these proteins:
- a CDS encoding sigma factor-like helix-turn-helix DNA-binding protein codes for MSAALVILPVVWATAAPSRLKTLPEVVEQKKTAPELAFYRKYTEGLLRRYVKLSMEAGRAPSLLGREMFRGKVTNYRVQSFEDVVIFVHDVESCLKKLDEGQQHLVRRIALQEFTQAETAGLLGLSLRTVHRRYADALDELTEIFLERNLLEPSKASQEAGTVL; via the coding sequence ATGAGTGCAGCTCTGGTAATTCTACCTGTGGTCTGGGCTACGGCTGCGCCTTCGCGTTTGAAGACGCTGCCTGAGGTGGTTGAGCAGAAGAAGACGGCACCGGAGTTGGCGTTCTACCGGAAGTATACGGAAGGGTTGCTGCGCCGGTATGTGAAGCTGTCGATGGAGGCGGGACGAGCGCCTTCCTTACTGGGCCGGGAGATGTTTCGCGGAAAGGTGACGAACTATCGGGTGCAGAGTTTCGAAGATGTGGTGATCTTCGTGCACGACGTAGAGAGCTGCCTGAAAAAGCTCGACGAAGGACAACAACATCTGGTGAGACGGATCGCCCTGCAGGAGTTTACGCAGGCTGAGACGGCTGGCTTACTGGGGTTGAGCCTGAGGACAGTGCACCGGCGGTATGCGGATGCGCTGGATGAGCTGACGGAGATCTTCCTGGAACGAAACCTGCTGGAGCCTTCCAAAGCGAGCCAAGAAGCGGGAACTGTACTCTAA